From the Musa acuminata AAA Group cultivar baxijiao chromosome BXJ3-7, Cavendish_Baxijiao_AAA, whole genome shotgun sequence genome, one window contains:
- the LOC103992226 gene encoding cyclin-D3-1, which translates to MSPSCDCASSILLCAEDNDSILGFDDGEEEGGHRPGWVSEPKRCDFYGDILAGFPLQSDELLSLLVEREQEHLPREDYRERLCSGALDSSIRRDAIDWIWKVHAHYNFGPLSAYLSVNYLDRFLSSYDLPQGKAWMTQLLSVACLSLAAKMEETEVPLSLDLQVGEAKYIFEGRTIQRMELLVMSTLKWRMQAVTPFSFIDFFLHKFNGCGAPIKLSLSRSAELILSTIRGIDFLAFRPSVISAAIALLVLGETQIVDVEEALSCCCHVAKEGVLGCYEVIQDKVLMRKQSAKDLVSSVSCVPQSPVGVLHAACLSYKSDDATVVSHATCLGLSPASKRRKTTR; encoded by the exons ATGAGTCCAAGTTGTGACTGCGCCTCCTCTATCCTCCTGTGCGCTGAGGACAACGACAGCATCCTGGGCTTCGACGATGGTGAGGAGGAGGGCGGGCATAGGCCTGGATGGGTTTCTGAACCAAAAAGGTGCGATTTTTATGGGGATATCCTCGCGGGTTTTCCCCTGCAGTCGGATGAGTTGTTGAGCTTGTTGGTCGAGAGAGAGCAGGAGCATCTGCCTAGGGAGGACTACCGCGAGAGGCTGTGTTCTGGGGCGTTGGACTCCTCCATCAGGAGAGATGCTATTGATTGGATTTGGAAG GTTCATGCTCATTACAATTTTGGACCACTGAGTGCCTATTTATCTGTAAATTACTTGGATAGGTTCCTCTCTTCCTATGATCTCCCA CAAGGCAAGGCTTGGATGACACAACTATTATCTGTGGCCTGCCTATCTTTGGCTGCCAAGATGGAGGAAACTGAAGTTCCTCTGTCCCTGGATTTACAG GTTGGTGAGGCAAAATATATATTTGAAGGAAGGACAATTCAGAGAATGGAACTTCTGGTGATGAGCACCCTCAAATGGAGGATGCAAGCTGTGACTCCTTTCTCATTCATAGATTTCTTCCTCCACAAGTTCAATGGTTGTGGTGCACCTATCAAGTTGTCACTTTCTCGATCTGCCGAACTCATCCTGAGCACAATTAGAG GCATTGATTTCCTAGCATTCAGACCCTCAGTAATTTCTGCAGCCATTGCACTGTTGGTTTTGGGAGAAACCCAGATTGTGGATGTTGAGGAGGCCTTGTCTTGTTGCTGTCATGTAGCTAAG GAGGGGGTGTTGGGATGTTATGAAGTGATTCAAGACAAAGTATTGATGAGGAAGCAGTCAGCCAAAGACCTAGTCTCCTCGGTATCCTGTGTGCCCCAAAGCCCTGTTGGGGTGTTGCATGCTGCATGCCTGAGCTACAAGAGTGATGATGCAACTGTTGTGTCACATGCAACATGTCTTGGTCTCTCTCCAGCTAGCAAGAGGAGGAAAACAACCAGATGA
- the LOC135642409 gene encoding serine/threonine-protein kinase-like protein At1g28390, with amino-acid sequence MRPLACCKSSYQEEDEEVQTRGQKHRVFTYEEIHAATSGFSASALLGRGSHGSVYRASLDQGRLLAAAKLPSLAFASSGSPSATDAEIDLLSSLPRSPLFVNLVGATPASGPSPRIPVVDLMPHGSLYDLLHDPLHPSPPFSRRIRLALRSAAALAQLHSLRVVHRDVKPANLLLDAKGRTRLADFGLAIRLPLPGGDEDRSLPPPAGTMGYLDPGYVRPVDASTRTDVYSFGVLLLEVLSGREAIDVEYSPPSLVDWATPLLEDGRFEELWDPRAAPEDRGEEEAARAVAEVAGRCLAPAAGDRPSMAEVVTALRAANRRRLWRWALRRPGKRSRPPNGRNSVSDVAGS; translated from the coding sequence ATGAGGCCCTTGGCTTGCTGCAAGAGTTCGTACCAAGAGGAAGATGAAGAAGTGCAGACGAGGGGCCAAAAGCACCGGGTCTTCACGTATGAGGAGATTCACGCTGCCACCTCTGGCTTCTCAGCCTCGGCCCTCCTCGGCCGCGGCAGCCATGGCTCGGTCTATCGCGCCTCGCTCGACCAAGGGCGCTTACTCGCCGCCGCCAAGCTCCCTTCCTTGGCTTTTGCCTCCTCCGGTTCCCCCTCGGCCACCGACGCCGAGATCGACCTCCTCTCGTCGCTCCCCCGCAGCCCGCTTTTCGTGAACCTCGTCGGCGCTACGCCGGCCTCTGGGCCGTCCCCCCGCATCCCGGTCGTCGACCTCATGCCGCATGGCTCTCTCTACGATCTCCTGCACGACCCGCTCCACCCCTCGCCGCCCTTCTCACGCCGCATCCGCCTCGCCCTTCGCTCCGCAGCTGCTCTCGCGCAACTCCACTCCCTCCGCGTCGTCCACCGCGACGTCAAGCCCGCCAATCTCCTCCTGGACGCCAAGGGCCGGACCCGCCTCGCAGACTTCGGGCTGGCCATTCGGCTGCCGCTTCCGGGCGGCGATGAGGACAGGTCTCTTCCACCTCCGGCAGGCACCATGGGCTACCTCGACCCGGGTTACGTCCGCCCTGTGGACGCCAGCACCAGGACcgacgtgtacagcttcggcGTCCTCCTCCTCGAGGTACTCAGCGGGCGGGAGGCCATCGACGTGGAGTATAGCCCGCCGTCGCTGGTGGACTGGGCGACGCCGTTGCTGGAGGACGGGAGGTTCGAGGAGCTATGGGACCCGCGGGCGGCGCCGGAGGATAGGGGTGAGGAGGAGGCAGCGAGGGCGGTCGCAGAGGTTGCAGGGAGGTGCTTGGCGCCGGCCGCAGGGGATCGACCGTCGATGGCTGAGGTGGTGACGGCGCTTCGGGCGGCCAACAGGCGGCGGTTGTGGCGGTGGGCTCTGCGACGGCCGGGGAAGAGGTCGCGCCCGCCGAATGGCCGCAACAGCGTGTCCGACGTGGCGGGCTCGTAA
- the LOC135642138 gene encoding uncharacterized protein LOC135642138 isoform X1: protein MEAEEEQMRVRRRTVQAVLEQCREALELLQDAEPGRDPTGDADMEKVEEVPEEDDAGDRSNPASPSAADYETYELCDLLKSRLESPDFLQKLGDSKISVPHRISADDSASWDFVNAIEFWEDEHVNGDNESEQDDYVLVRQEDIVDGIASFMAAYLLSLKQTKDLTPNQLQKALCKTFSVKKKKSKLRKAWDGSKVVYNVASWSATAIGCAVVIDVPVATCSLIFRCPVQFKLSLCSSSAGWEAYLKILLFQKPLWLASTSHCQLAF, encoded by the exons atggaggcggaggaggagcagATGCGGGTGAGGAGGAGGACGGTCCAGGCGGTCCTTGAGCAGTGCCGGGAAGCCCTCGAGCTGCTCCAGGACGCCGAACCCGGCCGAGATCCCACCGGAGATGCAGACATGGAGAAGGTGGAGGAGGTGCCGGAGGAGGATGACGCCGGAGATCGTTCCAATCCGGCCTCGCCCTCTGCAGCTGACTACGAGACCTATGAG CTCTGTGATCTACTCAAATCTAGACTTGAATCACCTGACTTTCTTCAGAAGCTTGGGGACAGCAAAATTTCAGTTCCTCATCGTATTTCTG CTGATGATAGTGCTTCTTGGGATTTCGTTAATGCTATCGAATTTTGGGAAGATGAGCATGTCAACGGTGACAATGAATCAGAACAAGATGACTATGTACTTGTTAGGCAAGAAGACATAGTAGATGGGATTGCATCCTTCATGGCTGCTTACCTGTTGTCACTAAAACAAACCAAG GATCTAACCCCTAATCAACTTCAAAAAG CACTTTGCAAAACATTTTctgtcaaaaagaagaaaagtaaaCTTCGTAAGGCCTGGGATGGAAGCAAAGTTGTTTACAATGTTGCATCCTGGAGTgcaactgctattgg ATGTGCTGTTGTCATTGATGTTCCAGTAGCAACTTGCAGCTTGATCTTTCGATGTCCTGTTCAATTCAAATTATCACTTTGCTCTTCTTCAGCTGGTTGGGAAGCTTATTTAAAGATACTTCTATTTCAGAAGCCTCTATGGCTTGCTTCAACTTCTCACTGCCAATTAGCTTTCTAA
- the LOC103992228 gene encoding zinc-finger homeodomain protein 2-like has product MDFDDHDEGEEVIRMPVGSSYDSPMENSGRGGGAKMGGGESAATMAAGGSGHRKAYGCGGGVRYRECLKNHAVGIGGHAVDGCGEFMAAGEEGTLDALRCAACGCHRNFHRKEPEGGGAGAGGATGGGGAMEVAGYHPQFSPYYRTPAGYLHHHHYAAAAFASQQHRPAPLALPSTSGGHSRDEQEDVSNPMMGDGGGGMVASGSGSRKRFRTKFTPEQKDKMLAFAERLGWRIQKHDEAAVQEFCEETCVKRHVLKVWMHNNKHTLGKKP; this is encoded by the coding sequence ATGGATTTTGACGACCATGATGAGGGGGAGGAGGTGATAAGGATGCCGGTGGGTTCGAGTTACGATAGCCCCATGGAGAATTCGGGTCGAGGAGGAGGAGCGAAGATGGGCGGAGGGGAATCGGCGGCAACGATGGCGGCGGGGGGATCAGGCCACCGGAAGGCATACGGCTGCGGAGGCGGAGTTAGGTATAGGGAGTGCTTGAAGAATCACGCGGTAGGGATCGGGGGGCATGCGGTGGACGGGTGCGGGGAGTTCATGGCGGCGGGCGAGGAGGGGACGCTCGACGCACTCCGCTGCGCCGCCTGCGGTTGCCACCGCAACTTCCACAGGAAGGAACCCGAGGGAGGTGGCGCCGGGGCGGGAGGGGCCACCGGAGGTGGGGGTGCAATGGAGGTCGCCGGATACCACCCTCAGTTCTCGCCCTACTACCGGACGCCGGCGGggtacctccaccaccaccactacgCCGCGGCGGCATTCGCGTCGCAACAGCACAGGCCAGCCCCGCTGGCGCTGCCGTCGACGTCAGGCGGGCACAGCAGGGACGAGCAGGAGGACGTGTCGAACCCGATGATGGGGGACGGCGGAGGCGGCATGGTGGCGTCGGGGTCGGGGTCGAGGAAGAGGTTCCGGACCAAGTTTACCCCGGAGCAAAAGGACAAGATGCTGGCCTTCGCGGAGCGGCTGGGATGGCGGATTCAGAAGCACGACGAGGCCGCGGTACAGGAGTTCTGCGAGGAGACGTGCGTCAAGCGGCACGTCCTCAAGGTGTGGATGCACAACAACAAACACACCCTCGGTAAGAAGCCCTAA
- the LOC135642138 gene encoding uncharacterized protein LOC135642138 isoform X2 → MEAEEEQMRVRRRTVQAVLEQCREALELLQDAEPGRDPTGDADMEKVEEVPEEDDAGDRSNPASPSAADYETYELCDLLKSRLESPDFLQKLGDSKISVPHRISADDSASWDFVNAIEFWEDEHVNGDNESEQDDYVLVRQEDIVDGIASFMAAYLLSLKQTKDLTPNQLQKALCKTFSVKKKKSKLRKAWDGSKVVYNVASWSATAIGIYQNPVLLKAASAAFWTSCRVISKLL, encoded by the exons atggaggcggaggaggagcagATGCGGGTGAGGAGGAGGACGGTCCAGGCGGTCCTTGAGCAGTGCCGGGAAGCCCTCGAGCTGCTCCAGGACGCCGAACCCGGCCGAGATCCCACCGGAGATGCAGACATGGAGAAGGTGGAGGAGGTGCCGGAGGAGGATGACGCCGGAGATCGTTCCAATCCGGCCTCGCCCTCTGCAGCTGACTACGAGACCTATGAG CTCTGTGATCTACTCAAATCTAGACTTGAATCACCTGACTTTCTTCAGAAGCTTGGGGACAGCAAAATTTCAGTTCCTCATCGTATTTCTG CTGATGATAGTGCTTCTTGGGATTTCGTTAATGCTATCGAATTTTGGGAAGATGAGCATGTCAACGGTGACAATGAATCAGAACAAGATGACTATGTACTTGTTAGGCAAGAAGACATAGTAGATGGGATTGCATCCTTCATGGCTGCTTACCTGTTGTCACTAAAACAAACCAAG GATCTAACCCCTAATCAACTTCAAAAAG CACTTTGCAAAACATTTTctgtcaaaaagaagaaaagtaaaCTTCGTAAGGCCTGGGATGGAAGCAAAGTTGTTTACAATGTTGCATCCTGGAGTgcaactgctattgg caTATACCAAAATCCAGTGTTATTAAAAGCAGCCTCTGCAGCATTTTGGACCTCTTGCCGCGTAATATCCAAATTATTGTGA